The following is a genomic window from Neodiprion virginianus isolate iyNeoVirg1 chromosome 1, iyNeoVirg1.1, whole genome shotgun sequence.
TCCGCTTGATCAGTCACAAAGCGTAAATTTACCTACGCAAAATGGTCTTGATAAGCCGAGCACTACTAGTAATAAACGTACGATTGAAGATTTATTTGGAGATCTTAAGGACCTGATTGGAGATGAAGATTTTCAAGATGGTAACGTTCATTCTAATTTACtcgttttttcaattcaactaaatttgtttgaaatctCCAGGATCTTTCCATTCAATCCTGGCTCAGTCTTAAAATCCAatagatgaataatttcaaatttcacagtTGCATGTTGTGAGCCCAAGGTGAAGAAACTTTGTTGGGATCAAGAAgtagaaatcataaaaaaaattgttgctgGCAGAAAACGGGAAGCTGATAAATGGAAGCCCATGAACGTAAATTCCGACCTTCCGAGGTAACCGATCAAGTATCAGTATATcaatttctgaattttgtaCAATCCCTTTACTAATCGCTTTTTTACTTACTTGCAGAGACAGCAAAAAAGATTCAATTTCTATGAGAGTTCCAAATTGGAATTTTGTCGCCGTCACTCGATGTAGTGACAGTCAACGTCTTTACATAAGGGTGAAGAGTGATAGTAAATGTACTGTAGTCAAAAGTCGTCCAGCATCTGGCCTTTTGTCCGTTTCGTTCAGTAAGCTGAAGGCAGAAGCTGAAGAGATCGTAAGTAGAATTAAAATGGAATAGTTGTTTCGGGAATGAAAAGCAAATTCAATGCAATACTAATTATTCTGTAATGACACATAATATTGATTCAATAGATGGTGAATGCTGCAAAAAAAATGAGTGAGGCATCTGGGAATTCAGAGTTGATTCCAGCCGCGTTTGGTCACGAATTATGGGTTGACAAATATCGTCCTCACAAATACATGGAACTTCTCTCGGAGGAGGGCGTAAATCGAACTTTCCTTCGCTGGTTAAAGTTGTGGGATAAAATCGTATTCCATCGTGACCCCGTCAGACGTAGAATAATGAAAACAGCGCCAAAATttggagataaaaaaaaaaataacacagcTGTCGAGGGCTTAGATGAGAAAGGGTTTCCAGTACCTAGAATAGTATTGCTGAGTGGGCCCCCTGGGTTGGGAAAAACTACTTTGGCACATTTGGCAGCTAAACACGCTGGATACAATGTTATTGATGTAAATGCAAGCTCGGACAGAGGCACCAAAGAGTTCAAGTATGTTCAAGCGaccaatttttatctcatatGTAGAGACAAtcgtcaaaaaattcacatgtTTTTGAAACCGACATTATAAGTTGGTGCTAAATCGTACTTCATTTGGTTTTGCTTATTTCTTTCAAGGGCAGCACTCTACTCTGCGACACAAATGAAGGCTGTCATGGGGAAAAACCCTAAACCAAATTGTCTAGTCATGGATGAAGTAGACGGGGCCCCACCAGCGTCGATAGAtattcttttaaaattcattcatggCAACCTCGAAGAGGATACTGATCAACTaccaaaaagaaagaaaaaaaaagaaaaaaaagaatcgacagGCTGTCGAAGACCGATTATATGTATCTGCAATGATGCTTATGCTCCGTCTTTGAGGTAAATGTTATTTCAGGAgttattcattattttaaaGTGTTTTGGGATGAAAATTTAGCCAATTGTTGAAGCGATAGTGAATTTGTTCTTCATCCAGCTTACAATCTTGTAATTTGTTGTTTGAAGGGCTCTCAGGCAAATCGCCCTGGTAATTCCAGTCTGTGGTGTCAGTGCTGGACGATTGGCTGGTCGTTTGATGGAGATACTGCACAGGCAGGGACTAAATGCTGATCCTAGTGCCCTTGTGAGCTTAGCAGAGCAATCAGGGTGCGATGTAAGAGCTTGTCTGGGAGCTTTACAGTACATGGGTGGAATTAAGGCTGGCCAGAAAGTATCTATCGCCCCAAAAGATGTTAGGCGAGGAATTTTCGATTGTTGGAGAGAGATATTGCAGGTGCCACGAGACAAAATTGGGCCAATGAATATTAAGGAGAGGATTCAAAGAATTCTACAAGTGGCATACGGCGGtgagaatattattattattattgtcgttATTTTTAGATTGCAAAGAGTTTAAGAGATTGTCTGAAGCTTGAAAAGCTAAGAATATCGTTGGAAATTTCAATGTGAATGagaaatgcaattttttttcagggGAGACAGACCTCCTAGTACGAGGTGTGTTTCATAATTATCCTGAGATACTTTTTCGAGACGAAGGAATGGAGACCGTCGCCGCAGCTTTGGACTGGTTTCAGTTATACGATGTGTTAAACGACACTGTGATGTCTCAGCAGACCTGGAATCTGATGCCTTATTCAAACTACGCATTTGTTGCTTGGCATTTTGCTTTCGCTGGAATTCAGAATCCAAAGCTCACCTACCCTACTGTTGAAAATGAGGTAAGTAAGACTTGACTTGGACAATTCCCCTGttcaatggtttattcaaaatttgaagctTCGGCAGTACAATTTACTAAAACTTTTGACACAGCCGGAATTTTGAAGAGGTGAGTGTAAAGACATAAATTGCCTTTTGTATCTTTCCATAATTTTGTTATTGTCCAAACGTGCATTAACTTTTTCGTGATAGCTGAATAAGGTCGGTTATTTTAAGAAATATCTCGTATCACACATGCATTCATAAAGCATTTGTAAAGTGGAAATCCTTATAGAATTTCTAACATGTTGCTATTATTCAAAGTTTGTTTTCCTGGGAACTGAACGAATTGGTAAACTCGAAAGTTAAGTGACCTTACGATTTCCCGGAACATATTTTCCACGGAGATATTCACTATAACTgcttgtattaaaaatttgctTCTACTATACATTTGATTTGTAATGTTTATACGGTAATTTCTTGGAAGATATACAACATACATTCATGATAAATTGGCTGACTTTTCGCAGTGAACCAACAGTATGTTATAATACCCACTAGGAGGCAGTTCATGGTGATTGACGCGACTGTTTTAACAATTAGCGTAAATTATTTTAGCCAGTAAAGAACCGCTCTGTTTGAAGTTCAAATTCCTGTATAATTACACCTAAAtttcgtaattattattcctGCTCTTGCACCGTGACACACCTTCgatatgaataattaaatgcAAGGTAAAAGATTACATTTACAGTATAACGTTCATTAGTTAATTGCTGCATCGAGTTTGTCTGGTGACCGGCATCAAAAGACGTCACTTTCCGCAGCGCCGTGCCGTCTTCTTCTCGAGACGAGTAATAATggatattcatttgaaattgagATTTAACGCGGTACCGCCGAACCGGCTTACTCGATTTCATCCAATTTGCAATAATTCTGATTATACGACTGGCGCACAACGATGCCAGTTGGCAGGTGGCAGCCACCTCGGTCCTCCGCGGCGATGATGTTGACCGTACGCAACACCTACCTACATTATTACAAAGGTACCTTCGAATTTCACATCAAGGGACGTTGTTTATACGCGGGCAAATCAACCGGAGTAAATCCAGACTAACCCTTCCAGTCGCGGGGTGTtttgtatttgtaaataatcATAACTCTGAGAGAGatggggagagagagagagagagagagagaaagagagagacggGGGCGAAGAGATAGAGACATTTGTAACGTCAGGCACTCCGCGTATTTATCGCTGTTGTTGGACGTTTGTTGCGGCAATAACGGTAATGGCTATTTCCCTCTCCTCGCTCGCCCCCGCGTCCCTTTCGCCATTTCATGCGGCCACCCCGTTCGTCTCTTCAACCCCCAGCCCTGTAGTTACCCCTTGCAAGCGATTTATCCTCCCGTAATTAGCGCgcgtaataattaatacggCCGCGCATTGTGCTAATTATCAAGGTAGAACCTTTTAAGAAATGAAAGAACATTCGAAATAAAACAAAGGCGAAGTTGAGTCGAGTTGAGCTGAGTCGTGTTGTGTTTTAGCTTGTAAAGAGAGCGCGTAGTGGTGTCAGCTCCTGGTGTGTTTCTACCCGTTGCCTATGCGGTACGTTTATATACGTACTGCAGTGTGTATGCTGCACGACCGTCAGCAAAGCCAAGCAGCTATCCATCAGGGTGCTTTTGTCGCCCTAATGAGAGCTTGAATTATTCAGCTTAGACCTCCGCCcatcccccttccctgccaTACACGCCTCTCCCCGAGCCCCTTTCCCCTCCAACCTTATGAGCTTTACGCTTACTCCCACATCCGAGCCTTAAGAGAGATTCACACGTGCTCGCGATTTTTCCAGACGCTTGGTAATTAATCCACCAATCATCAGCTATTCGGGAACACGCGATTTTACGATTCTTCTGTTCCAATTGTTTGACagaaattcatttgaaatccGTACTCGAATCGATAAATGAATGTTTTGGAATcgttttgaaaagttttgtttcCCTTACTGTACCAACGTTAATGCTTAAGTTGAGATTTACGCTCCGTTTTATCAGACGtgatataattttcatcgtttctaaCGGTGTGTTATTGGCTATGCGCCAAAGCTAACTTCTGCACAaagtatttataatataatcgcgaattacaataataaataatcggcGCTTAATGTGTCACGGATGCGCCTGAAGCAACATACGTTACACACGAAGGTGAATCATTGCGCGACTCAAATACTTAATTTTGATTCTTAGCATCAATTTGAAGTCAGTGctgtgtaagaaaaatatttcacgtgtGTAGGTTGATAGATGAAAATATCTCTCGCCCCTTGTTAAGCTAGAAAAGAAACGACATAATAATGTCTATGATTAGGGTGAACCATCCAGTTCGTGCTTATGAAAGAATGAGTAGTTAATTCCTTCTCTCATATTGTACCGGAGTCAAACTCTTATTGCAAATATCCTGCACTTTCGAGATCTTgcggataatttttcatgcgtAGGTACAGTAAGTTCGTAAAATTAACAAACCAGCGAAGTCGGGTCTGTAGGAATACTGGATAAAGTGAAACGCTGCACTTTTGCGCAACAATTGGCGCGGAGTCGATTGCATGAATGTAAAGGTCATGCGAAAGCGACGGGTTAACGGCGGTCGTTCGATGCACATTGCACTTCGTGTACGTCGAGGACGATTGAAGTTCACCCACGGTATCGTGCCTGGATTTActtatgattttttcttaGCCGAACACGTGTGAAACACCTTTTactctatatgtataatacatacctCCTTCTGTCAGCCACTTTCGCGAATATTACGTCCGGCTTCTCCAAGACTAAGCAAAGCTCATTTTCCCCGAGATAATTGCTCTGTGATACGGAGATATTTACATGCCTTTTTTATCTCTCAACGCGGACGAGAGCGCAaggtaaaaaattgtcgacggatgaaaaaaaacctccGCTTTACATCTGTACAAGGTATTCAGGTTGGAGGTACAAAGATGGGTCGAGATATATACCcgcttttctctctttttgtCATGCCAACTCGTCGTAGCGATCGCATCAGTTGGGATCGCATAATGTGGAAAGAAATTGCTGCTCGCTCCGTGGATATTGCCGTTTGCATAAATTGATCTGTGTATTCTTTTTAAACGAGGACGGTGCGACTTCGGTGCGCACGTGTCGTCAACATTGTAAATTACATTTATGCGCTTCGACGAAGTTCAATAGAACGTTTTAAAACGTTCAATTGAAATTCGACGGTGTATACGCATAATTTAACCGCTACAATCCGCTGCGAACGAATAAGCGTTCAGAAGAACGTCACCTTCTTATTCTGCATTTGGTCGGTcacttttaaattttcattccttgagagagaaaaaattgctGTTTACAGGTGAACCAAAAGTTAGCTCGGACCAACGCCATTTTGAGGGTGACCCGGCAGGCTTCTGGCATTGATAAAATGGCCTTGGTCTTCGATTTGGCCCCGCTCCTCACGGATCTACTCACGCCGTCCTTAAGGTCCGTTTCTTACCACCTATTCTCTCACGCGGAGAAGGCCGATCTTGTCAGGCTCGTGAACGTTCTTTTGGACCTGGGGCTTAATCTGTTCCAGGACAAAACTCCGGAGGGTGGTTACGTCTACAATCTTGAACCGTGAGTGTGTTATTGAATTCAGCTTGATCTCCCCTGCATCAAAAGACCGGGATTCTTGATT
Proteins encoded in this region:
- the LOC124300516 gene encoding chromosome transmission fidelity protein 18 homolog; this encodes MADEFPDPDEEFDLVHEDEYEILREIEGKSCKKQLNFSQTSEVSTAKPTSQRIEVAPIPLDQSQSVNLPTQNGLDKPSTTSNKRTIEDLFGDLKDLIGDEDFQDVACCEPKVKKLCWDQEVEIIKKIVAGRKREADKWKPMNVNSDLPRDSKKDSISMRVPNWNFVAVTRCSDSQRLYIRVKSDSKCTVVKSRPASGLLSVSFSKLKAEAEEIMVNAAKKMSEASGNSELIPAAFGHELWVDKYRPHKYMELLSEEGVNRTFLRWLKLWDKIVFHRDPVRRRIMKTAPKFGDKKKNNTAVEGLDEKGFPVPRIVLLSGPPGLGKTTLAHLAAKHAGYNVIDVNASSDRGTKEFKAALYSATQMKAVMGKNPKPNCLVMDEVDGAPPASIDILLKFIHGNLEEDTDQLPKRKKKKEKKESTGCRRPIICICNDAYAPSLRALRQIALVIPVCGVSAGRLAGRLMEILHRQGLNADPSALVSLAEQSGCDVRACLGALQYMGGIKAGQKVSIAPKDVRRGIFDCWREILQVPRDKIGPMNIKERIQRILQVAYGGETDLLVRGVFHNYPEILFRDEGMETVAAALDWFQLYDVLNDTVMSQQTWNLMPYSNYAFVAWHFAFAGIQNPKLTYPTVENEVNQKLARTNAILRVTRQASGIDKMALVFDLAPLLTDLLTPSLRSVSYHLFSHAEKADLVRLVNVLLDLGLNLFQDKTPEGGYVYNLEPNLEEVGTFPNCRTRRSLTYAVKQILVREIEAARLKKYEVVATAISDSNIKAGASVKPPETRKNSDTPSTPTVPNHLVRLQPITTQVTPESHQYLDFFGRLVVKKSPQNQESTGGQNNSVSPGTRQALSRSDVWFKYKEGYSNAVRRKVRIRDLQ